One window of the Rhodothermales bacterium genome contains the following:
- a CDS encoding TonB-dependent receptor: MRLRYALCPALLGLFVLVGTADGQGVTTAAMNGLVLDTQGEPLPGANVLAVHQPSGTTYGTVVRTGGQYNLPNMRVGGPYTITVSFVGFQDAVEEDVFLSLAQNLQLNFALSEQVVQGAEVVVTAEVDDVLNSDRNGAATTISIEQVELMPTIKRSTRDLTRLDPRSDGNLSFGGRNWLYNNISLDGSYYNNPFGLDAPEPGGQSNAQPVPYDAIEQVQVSVAPFDVREGGFTGAGINQVTKSGTNTLAGSVYTFTRNEDFVGNEVSGTQVFNNPDLSFLQSGFSIGGPIRKNKIFFFFNAEIERREDPGTNFRAGGATGGVGTSRVSPDVMDRIKQRMISAYGYEPGVYQDYTHNTDNEKVIAKIDWNLNDNNNLSLRYNYMDASREQGPHPFVLSFAGTGRGPNDTSLPFSKSGYRINNNLHSLALELNSRSTGWANRFFASYNRFRDHREPFSEDFPLLEIGEGGATYTTLGHEGFSVHNILDQDVIQLTNNFSLFRDKHVFTIGANYESFSFFNSFNIFRHGLFGLPFAPTTFFSLDQFFAATDPNNPDQMDLRGFIGGGPFKGENIDVAQLSAYAQDEWLVNDQLSLTYGLRVDIPMYGTDPVANPYSTGLNLLDENDDAETIDQAELAGASPLFSPRVGFNYDVTGDRTTQLRGGVGIFTGRVPFVWIGNVISNPGFNPNIDPANNPVVTRDGASEDKTNVDGGQEANSVLQQSFDLNAMVSDFRWPQVFTVNLAADHDFGDGLLGTVEVLFSKDLNSIYVRNADLKAPDRTLRDGRPFFGGFGFNELNQAFPFEGAGAYVIDNRSEGYNFNVTGQIRKRFENGLNASAAYTFLEAKNLFKSTEIASVLFSESPVQGDPNQPQLAHSEFGNRQRLIASATYSESFTDNSRTSFGVFVERAQGNSFLGAGGNRYSFTYSGDVNGDGFGGNDLIYIPNDATDANEIRFDASTTYSAAVQALQFEQFIEQDEYLSENRGQIAERFGLLNPWFTNVDVRVMHELNFGALDRNHRVQISLDILNVMNLLNSDWGVRQVADPRATSPLVLTRFGDDGEPVFNFTGVTETFRDDVSLFSRWQAQLGLRYLF; the protein is encoded by the coding sequence GCTGAGCGAACAGGTCGTTCAGGGTGCCGAGGTCGTCGTCACTGCGGAAGTGGATGATGTGCTCAACTCCGACCGGAACGGGGCCGCCACCACCATCAGCATCGAGCAGGTCGAGCTGATGCCGACCATCAAGCGCTCGACGCGCGACCTGACGCGACTGGACCCACGCAGTGACGGCAACCTGTCGTTTGGCGGCCGCAACTGGCTCTACAACAACATCTCGCTGGACGGGTCCTACTACAACAACCCGTTCGGACTCGACGCCCCGGAACCGGGCGGGCAGTCCAACGCCCAGCCGGTCCCCTACGACGCGATCGAGCAGGTTCAGGTCTCCGTGGCCCCGTTTGACGTTCGTGAAGGCGGATTCACGGGCGCAGGCATCAACCAGGTCACCAAGAGCGGTACCAACACGCTTGCCGGATCGGTCTACACCTTCACGCGCAATGAGGACTTCGTGGGCAACGAGGTTTCCGGCACACAGGTGTTCAACAACCCGGACCTGTCGTTCCTGCAGTCCGGTTTTTCGATCGGAGGCCCGATCAGGAAGAACAAGATCTTTTTCTTCTTCAATGCGGAGATTGAACGGCGCGAAGACCCCGGGACCAATTTCCGGGCCGGGGGCGCCACCGGTGGCGTTGGCACGTCCCGCGTCTCTCCGGATGTGATGGATCGCATCAAGCAGCGCATGATCTCGGCCTACGGCTACGAGCCGGGTGTGTACCAGGACTACACACACAACACGGACAACGAGAAGGTCATCGCCAAGATTGACTGGAACCTGAACGACAACAACAACCTCTCGCTGCGCTACAACTACATGGACGCCAGCCGGGAGCAGGGACCACACCCGTTTGTGCTGAGCTTCGCCGGCACGGGACGCGGCCCGAACGACACGTCGCTGCCGTTCTCCAAGTCCGGGTACCGGATCAACAACAACCTGCACTCCCTGGCTCTTGAACTGAACAGCCGCTCCACGGGCTGGGCGAACCGCTTCTTTGCCAGCTACAACCGCTTCCGCGATCATCGCGAGCCGTTCTCTGAGGACTTCCCGCTGCTGGAAATCGGCGAGGGGGGTGCCACCTACACCACGCTGGGACACGAAGGCTTTTCGGTACACAACATCCTTGATCAGGATGTCATCCAGCTGACGAACAACTTCAGTCTCTTCCGGGACAAGCACGTGTTCACCATCGGGGCCAACTACGAGTCCTTCAGCTTCTTCAACTCGTTCAACATTTTCCGCCACGGCCTCTTCGGCCTGCCGTTCGCGCCGACCACGTTCTTCAGCCTGGACCAGTTCTTCGCGGCCACCGATCCGAATAACCCGGATCAGATGGATCTGCGCGGATTTATCGGCGGAGGTCCGTTCAAGGGCGAGAACATCGATGTGGCACAGTTGTCCGCCTATGCGCAGGACGAGTGGCTGGTCAATGATCAGCTCTCGCTGACGTACGGGCTGCGCGTTGACATTCCCATGTACGGCACCGATCCGGTCGCAAACCCCTACTCCACCGGCCTGAACCTGCTGGACGAGAACGACGACGCAGAGACCATCGACCAGGCCGAGCTGGCAGGCGCTTCCCCGCTGTTCTCCCCTCGCGTCGGGTTCAACTATGACGTGACGGGAGACCGAACCACCCAGCTTCGCGGCGGCGTTGGCATCTTCACCGGACGCGTGCCCTTTGTGTGGATCGGCAATGTGATCTCCAACCCGGGTTTCAACCCCAACATCGATCCGGCAAACAACCCGGTCGTGACCCGGGACGGCGCCAGCGAGGACAAGACCAACGTCGACGGCGGCCAGGAGGCCAACTCCGTGCTGCAGCAGTCCTTTGACCTGAATGCCATGGTGTCGGACTTCAGGTGGCCCCAGGTCTTTACGGTCAACCTGGCGGCAGACCACGACTTTGGCGACGGCCTGCTTGGCACGGTCGAGGTGCTTTTCAGCAAAGACCTCAACTCCATCTATGTGCGCAACGCCGACCTCAAGGCACCAGACCGCACGCTGCGAGACGGTCGGCCGTTCTTCGGCGGTTTTGGCTTCAATGAGTTGAATCAGGCCTTCCCGTTCGAGGGTGCCGGGGCCTATGTCATCGACAACCGCTCGGAAGGCTACAACTTCAACGTGACCGGCCAGATCAGGAAACGCTTTGAGAACGGACTCAATGCGAGTGCGGCCTACACTTTCCTGGAGGCCAAGAACCTGTTCAAGTCCACGGAGATTGCGTCGGTGCTCTTCTCGGAAAGCCCGGTGCAGGGAGATCCCAACCAACCGCAGTTGGCACACTCCGAATTCGGCAACCGGCAGCGCCTCATCGCCTCGGCCACCTACAGCGAGAGCTTTACGGACAACAGTCGGACCAGCTTCGGCGTGTTCGTGGAGCGGGCCCAGGGCAACTCATTTCTTGGCGCCGGCGGCAACCGGTATTCGTTCACCTATTCGGGCGATGTAAATGGCGACGGCTTCGGCGGCAACGACCTGATCTACATCCCGAATGATGCCACGGACGCGAACGAGATTCGCTTTGACGCCAGCACCACGTACTCGGCGGCCGTGCAGGCCCTGCAGTTCGAGCAGTTCATCGAGCAGGATGAGTACCTCAGCGAGAACCGGGGTCAGATTGCCGAACGATTCGGCTTGCTGAATCCCTGGTTCACCAATGTCGACGTGCGTGTGATGCACGAACTCAACTTCGGGGCGCTCGACCGGAACCATCGTGTACAGATCAGCCTGGACATTCTCAATGTGATGAACCTGCTGAACAGCGACTGGGGCGTACGACAGGTCGCCGACCCACGGGCAACGTCTCCGCTGGTGCTCACCCGATTTGGTGACGATGGAGAGCCCGTCTTCAACTTCACGGGTGTCACCGAGACCTTCCGGGACGACGTGAGCCTGTTCTCGCGCTGGCAGGCACAGCTCGGTCTGCGCTACCTGTTCTAG
- a CDS encoding peptidylprolyl isomerase, whose amino-acid sequence MMRKALAICLLTCLLGAAAASAQLPDDRIDEAAPDTFVVDIEATTGPFEVTVYRAWSPAAADRLYHLVRVGYFDDVPVFRVVPGYVAQFGITEDPDVYDAWRRISVPDEPVLASNLKGRVSFARGGPQTRTTQLFINLVDNVRLDTLVAGGIPGYPPIGEVTAGIAAVDSLNGQYGNEPARRQREIAMGGRAFLEATYPGLDWIISARLRD is encoded by the coding sequence ATGATGCGAAAAGCTCTGGCCATATGCTTGCTGACCTGCCTGCTGGGCGCTGCTGCTGCGAGCGCCCAACTTCCCGACGACCGTATCGACGAGGCCGCCCCGGACACCTTTGTGGTAGACATCGAAGCAACGACGGGACCCTTCGAGGTAACGGTCTATCGGGCGTGGTCACCGGCCGCGGCCGATCGGCTCTATCACCTCGTGCGGGTCGGATACTTTGACGACGTACCCGTCTTTCGCGTGGTGCCCGGCTACGTGGCCCAGTTCGGTATCACCGAGGACCCCGACGTCTACGACGCATGGCGTCGGATTTCTGTACCTGACGAGCCGGTGCTTGCGAGCAATCTCAAGGGTCGGGTTTCCTTTGCCCGCGGTGGACCCCAGACCCGCACGACACAACTGTTCATCAACCTGGTGGACAACGTGCGGCTGGACACGCTGGTGGCTGGCGGCATTCCTGGCTATCCGCCCATCGGAGAAGTCACTGCTGGAATCGCCGCCGTGGACTCGCTCAACGGGCAGTACGGCAATGAGCCTGCGCGCCGTCAGCGGGAGATTGCGATGGGAGGAAGGGCCTTCCTGGAGGCTACGTACCCGGGCCTGGACTGGATTATCTCGGCGCGCCTCAGGGATTGA
- a CDS encoding aminotransferase class IV: MPYGTHHTVPDARNERVRIWINGRLIPREEARISVFDSAYLVGDGIWEGMRLHQGVLLFLEDHLDRLFAGLAAVRMKPGLTRDQMIQALFRTVRANDMESGVHVRLMVSRGLKKTPSQDPRLTVSPANVVIIAEHKQADPEVRRTGISLHTSTVRRPPPETLDQRLNCHSKLHEVMALNEALAAGADEALMLDTNGHVATCNATNFFAVVDGEVWTSTAVHCLPGITRAHVIRVARESGVVVHVTDFSPAKLASAQEAFVTGTFGGLTPVRRIDAKAYVVPGLVTRRLTMAYEAALEHYAAKARHA, from the coding sequence ATGCCCTACGGCACGCACCATACCGTGCCGGACGCGCGAAACGAGCGCGTCCGGATCTGGATCAACGGCCGGCTGATCCCTCGGGAAGAGGCGCGCATCAGTGTGTTCGACTCTGCCTATCTGGTGGGCGACGGAATCTGGGAGGGCATGCGGCTCCATCAGGGCGTGCTGCTTTTTCTGGAAGACCACCTGGATCGGCTTTTCGCAGGCCTCGCCGCGGTACGCATGAAGCCGGGTTTGACGCGCGACCAGATGATTCAAGCGCTGTTCCGGACCGTTCGTGCGAACGATATGGAGTCTGGCGTGCACGTGCGGCTCATGGTTTCGCGTGGTCTCAAGAAGACGCCGTCCCAGGACCCCCGGCTGACGGTTTCGCCCGCCAACGTCGTGATCATTGCCGAGCACAAGCAGGCCGATCCGGAAGTGCGCAGAACCGGCATCTCCCTGCACACGTCCACAGTCAGACGGCCTCCACCCGAAACGCTTGATCAGCGCCTCAACTGTCACTCCAAACTGCATGAAGTGATGGCACTCAATGAGGCCTTGGCCGCTGGCGCAGACGAGGCCCTGATGCTCGATACAAACGGGCATGTGGCCACCTGCAATGCGACCAACTTCTTTGCGGTGGTAGACGGGGAAGTGTGGACATCGACGGCCGTGCATTGCCTCCCGGGCATCACGCGGGCACACGTGATTCGTGTAGCCCGAGAGTCCGGCGTGGTTGTGCACGTCACGGATTTCAGCCCCGCGAAGCTCGCCTCGGCCCAGGAGGCGTTCGTCACCGGTACGTTCGGTGGACTGACTCCGGTTCGGCGCATAGACGCCAAGGCCTACGTTGTGCCCGGCCTGGTCACGCGCAGACTGACGATGGCCTACGAGGCTGCTCTGGAGCATTACGCCGCGAAGGCGCGGCACGCCTGA
- a CDS encoding right-handed parallel beta-helix repeat-containing protein — MAIPLLLAALHIVAAAPTTPLNASSLDAPPDVARSYHAGLASVSSVVAADLDGDGFEDLVLGYNTPSGPVLGFLRGNPGGPFPNHPGMRDRGQPFLGPLVLRRTSQRPDLLTSGDFLGTGRDHVAFAAAGTQRIQIVDGIPDASLTTQELQVDAPVLSMTAGEFGLLDGVDELIVGMRDRTLRAGLNGPHETLLQRGGTHLALGHADSGPAADLAVGQGTSVTVLRGEDGSVERLRSQGLVDGMSFGRFGPAGSRRLAIVQSNRVDLFAGLPLRRVVRLPGQFQAGSATVATWRTGAAGQDLLIGDQLIAHEVLSGRVGASEGSPMLPAPARPLVTGAVAMRLNPDALDDLVLVSGGTTPLLLPSGPSATFTVNSTDVDGDGDTTDGICDTGAPGDYTGVCTWGAATQQANASGGSNAISFAIPGAGPFVLSGGATFSGPVTIDGSTQPGFAGQPLIVLADARIALEAGNSTVRSVLFTTTDANNRPASNLEMIEVGNNTVTGVWMGLDQTGSVSDPDGTPGTGDELGAFFNVWIRTPNNTIGGASETARNVVSGAYDGDGILISGPNASGNLVEGNYVGLNPAGTEARGNNFRGIALCNASSSNTVRGNVVSGNSLGISNGWEAGAGISIEANSRLIVAGGTDPVDQPPRGNLVVGNLIGTNAAGDTAIPNERGVFIDHAFDNTIGGSTEALRNVISGNAREGVYAVAVVGSTSDNLITGNHVGTDLSGAVALANQREGIRLNGVGTQTITANLISGNGSRGIAVESSSGITISDNRIGSNAAAAAAIGNSSSGIQIASSSNITVGSPGAGNTIVSNGGGGIFISGSSTGATVQGNAVGTDATGTLDLGNSFDGIRILGDSLHTIGGTGSGQGNVIAYNAMNGIGVWNGSRYQISGNSIFANDSLGIDLGIDGVTLNDAGDADTGQNGLQNFPQLGFLDSERVRVTFAGPPSTTFTLEFFANEACDPSDYGEGRRFLDAESVTTNGLGALEYVRTFALNAEEEYITATATDANGNTSEFSRCSDDLRLIVNTVGDAPDADVNDPVCDTGTDVMRGTDEEPECTLRAAIQQAEENDGLDEITFDIIEGSAPYTVTVGSQLPTIDEEVNIDATTQSGYQETVHAVRLSGGGQDIYGLLAFADLTVSGMEVREFGSGIVSRGGNLTLHDIAAKDNAEFGLHINDSFPDSVGATGQLLIEANGPADNCDQLSGMRVMRPVTTETLIVRDNCHHGVWNDIHPVVVLGNLTATRNGGTGLRATNVELRGTQHSVLQNGGSAIVAQAALIVDGDLTVRDNGPLGQPECEQEGRAAIRAQAMLTDALTVTGNCYDAVYASVDGVVVRGNTEIVNNRTFGIRAGWISLQGDENLIQANGHIGLRAESGSVTISGPTELQFNGKDGGDSCAGSAWAAVSAATDVTATDLRIHGNCGLAIEAGGTVTVSERLTATSNEGGGVKASDGHILLDGADNIISGNGGIGLQANGQPIAGVRMSGPFTVNTNQGSGIVAGVALLTGAGTVCRNVGWGLEVAPGPIDLAGTTVCDNTLGGVLLQAESSAGKGGARPLLTGVTVVGNGGDGIRFAGGAAFSVTASNLFGNAGPALNNLVAETAIVADGNWWGSPSGPGSQVAGNVTVSSHLSAPPANTDSDGDGVADAMEDLGTGDGNGDGTPDSAQPDVASLPSAVDGRTIVIVTDGGAPLSEVRSISAPADSAAHPAGYVDARIGLDSGASGTVTIHLPAPPDANYVNFTSYGARSPGGTEVLFSFPQATLQDSVATLSVTDGAAGDADQEANGSFHLVGGGSIAAPTSTESRDAPASFDLAVFPNPFRGTLSVRVPPSGDTRIDVYDALGRSVLQHRMPQGGTTARIQASDWAAGVYFVVIRSGGARVSRAVLKTH, encoded by the coding sequence ATGGCCATCCCACTGCTTCTTGCGGCCCTGCACATTGTTGCTGCCGCGCCGACGACTCCGCTCAACGCCAGTAGCCTGGATGCGCCGCCCGACGTCGCGCGGAGTTACCACGCTGGTCTCGCATCGGTCAGCTCCGTTGTAGCGGCCGACCTGGACGGGGACGGCTTCGAAGACCTGGTGCTGGGATACAACACGCCCTCCGGGCCGGTGCTTGGGTTTCTGCGGGGCAACCCTGGTGGGCCTTTCCCCAACCATCCCGGGATGCGGGATCGGGGTCAGCCCTTTCTGGGGCCCCTCGTCCTGCGGCGAACGTCACAACGACCGGACCTTCTGACCAGTGGAGACTTCCTGGGCACGGGCAGGGACCACGTGGCGTTTGCGGCAGCGGGCACGCAGCGCATCCAGATCGTGGACGGAATACCGGATGCGAGCCTCACGACACAGGAGCTGCAGGTAGACGCTCCGGTCCTGTCCATGACGGCAGGGGAGTTCGGGCTGCTGGACGGGGTAGACGAACTCATTGTCGGGATGCGGGATCGCACTCTGCGCGCAGGATTGAACGGACCGCATGAGACGCTGCTGCAGCGGGGCGGCACGCACCTGGCTCTCGGCCATGCTGATTCCGGTCCGGCAGCCGATCTGGCGGTCGGACAAGGCACATCCGTGACTGTGCTCCGAGGCGAAGACGGCTCAGTTGAGCGTCTTCGCAGTCAAGGCCTGGTGGATGGCATGAGCTTCGGCCGGTTCGGCCCTGCCGGATCCCGTCGCCTCGCCATCGTACAGTCGAACCGTGTTGACCTGTTTGCAGGCCTCCCGTTGCGGCGGGTGGTTCGGCTGCCGGGCCAATTCCAGGCCGGCTCCGCCACCGTCGCCACCTGGCGCACCGGCGCGGCCGGGCAGGACCTGTTGATCGGCGACCAGCTCATCGCTCACGAAGTCCTTTCGGGGCGAGTCGGCGCAAGTGAGGGCTCCCCCATGCTTCCCGCGCCCGCCCGGCCGCTCGTGACGGGTGCCGTGGCCATGCGCCTCAACCCGGACGCGCTGGATGACCTGGTGCTGGTGAGCGGAGGCACGACGCCGCTGCTCCTCCCTTCCGGGCCATCGGCAACCTTCACCGTCAACTCCACCGATGTCGATGGCGACGGGGATACGACCGATGGGATCTGCGACACCGGTGCGCCGGGAGACTACACGGGGGTGTGTACCTGGGGCGCCGCGACGCAGCAGGCGAACGCATCGGGTGGAAGCAACGCCATCTCGTTTGCCATTCCCGGTGCCGGGCCGTTTGTCTTGAGCGGCGGCGCCACCTTTTCCGGTCCGGTCACCATCGACGGCTCGACTCAACCCGGTTTTGCCGGTCAGCCACTGATTGTCCTGGCCGATGCCCGAATTGCCCTGGAGGCCGGGAATTCGACCGTGCGGAGCGTGCTGTTCACGACGACCGATGCCAATAACCGCCCCGCCAGCAATCTCGAGATGATCGAGGTCGGCAATAACACGGTAACCGGAGTGTGGATGGGCCTGGACCAGACCGGCAGCGTCTCGGACCCGGATGGCACTCCGGGCACGGGCGATGAGCTCGGCGCGTTTTTCAACGTCTGGATACGCACACCGAACAATACCATCGGGGGCGCATCCGAGACGGCCCGGAACGTGGTTTCAGGCGCGTACGATGGCGACGGCATCCTGATCTCCGGCCCGAACGCCTCGGGCAACCTCGTGGAAGGCAACTACGTCGGGCTGAATCCGGCCGGCACAGAGGCACGAGGCAACAATTTTCGAGGCATTGCCCTCTGCAACGCGTCGTCCAGCAACACGGTGCGGGGCAACGTGGTGTCCGGCAACTCCCTGGGGATCTCCAATGGCTGGGAGGCCGGAGCGGGCATCAGTATCGAGGCCAACTCGCGTCTGATCGTGGCAGGCGGAACGGACCCCGTGGATCAGCCGCCCCGCGGAAACCTCGTTGTCGGCAACCTTATCGGCACGAACGCCGCCGGGGACACCGCCATACCGAATGAGCGCGGTGTGTTCATCGATCATGCGTTCGACAATACCATCGGCGGATCGACCGAGGCACTTCGCAACGTGATATCCGGCAACGCTCGTGAGGGGGTGTACGCGGTCGCGGTGGTCGGATCCACCTCGGACAATCTGATCACCGGAAACCACGTCGGCACGGATCTCTCTGGAGCGGTGGCCCTCGCGAATCAGCGTGAAGGCATCCGTCTGAATGGGGTCGGCACCCAGACGATCACCGCCAATCTGATTTCCGGCAACGGTTCACGGGGTATCGCCGTTGAAAGCTCCTCGGGAATCACGATCTCCGACAATCGCATCGGGTCGAACGCGGCCGCTGCCGCAGCCATCGGAAACAGCAGTTCGGGCATTCAGATCGCGTCCTCGAGCAACATCACCGTCGGTTCTCCGGGGGCAGGCAATACCATCGTCTCGAACGGCGGTGGCGGCATCTTCATTTCGGGCAGTTCCACAGGCGCCACCGTGCAGGGCAACGCCGTCGGCACGGATGCCACGGGCACACTGGACCTCGGCAACTCCTTTGACGGCATTCGCATTCTCGGCGACTCGCTCCACACGATTGGGGGTACCGGCTCCGGACAGGGCAACGTGATTGCCTACAACGCCATGAATGGCATCGGTGTCTGGAACGGGTCCCGGTACCAGATCTCGGGCAACAGCATTTTTGCCAACGACTCACTGGGCATCGACCTCGGCATCGACGGGGTGACGCTCAACGACGCCGGAGACGCCGACACGGGGCAGAACGGGCTTCAGAACTTCCCCCAGCTGGGTTTTCTCGACTCTGAGCGGGTACGCGTCACCTTCGCCGGGCCGCCATCGACCACCTTTACGCTGGAGTTCTTTGCCAACGAGGCCTGCGACCCCTCCGACTACGGAGAAGGACGACGCTTTCTTGACGCCGAATCAGTCACCACAAATGGACTGGGTGCGCTCGAGTACGTGCGCACCTTCGCGCTGAATGCTGAAGAGGAGTACATCACTGCCACCGCGACCGACGCAAACGGCAACACGTCCGAGTTTTCGCGATGCTCGGATGACCTTCGCCTGATCGTGAATACAGTGGGCGATGCGCCCGACGCCGACGTCAACGATCCCGTCTGCGACACCGGAACCGACGTTATGCGGGGCACGGATGAGGAGCCGGAGTGCACGCTGCGGGCGGCGATTCAGCAGGCCGAAGAGAACGACGGGCTGGACGAAATCACCTTTGACATCATCGAAGGCTCCGCACCATACACCGTCACAGTCGGCAGTCAACTTCCGACTATTGACGAGGAAGTGAACATCGACGCAACCACGCAGAGCGGCTACCAGGAGACCGTGCATGCGGTCAGGCTCTCAGGCGGAGGCCAGGACATCTACGGCCTGCTGGCATTTGCTGACCTTACCGTCTCCGGGATGGAGGTCCGTGAGTTCGGCTCAGGCATCGTCTCCCGAGGAGGAAACCTCACGCTGCACGACATCGCCGCGAAAGACAACGCCGAGTTTGGCCTTCACATCAACGATTCCTTTCCGGATTCAGTTGGGGCCACCGGGCAGTTGCTGATTGAAGCCAACGGGCCAGCCGACAACTGCGACCAGCTGTCCGGCATGCGGGTCATGCGACCCGTGACCACCGAGACGCTCATCGTGCGGGACAACTGTCACCACGGGGTGTGGAATGACATCCATCCCGTGGTTGTGCTCGGCAATCTCACTGCGACCCGCAACGGGGGCACGGGGTTGCGTGCGACCAATGTGGAACTGCGCGGCACGCAGCACTCGGTGCTGCAGAACGGCGGCAGTGCCATCGTCGCGCAAGCCGCCCTTATTGTGGACGGCGACCTGACGGTGCGAGACAACGGCCCGCTCGGCCAGCCGGAGTGTGAGCAGGAGGGTCGGGCGGCCATACGCGCCCAGGCCATGTTGACGGACGCCCTCACGGTGACCGGCAACTGTTACGATGCGGTCTACGCCAGCGTCGACGGCGTTGTGGTGCGCGGCAACACCGAAATCGTCAACAACCGCACATTTGGAATCCGCGCAGGTTGGATTTCCCTCCAGGGAGACGAAAACCTGATTCAGGCGAACGGGCACATCGGCCTCCGGGCAGAGTCCGGTTCAGTGACCATTTCGGGCCCGACCGAGCTGCAGTTCAACGGCAAGGATGGTGGCGATTCGTGTGCCGGGAGCGCGTGGGCTGCCGTGAGTGCCGCAACGGACGTCACCGCCACCGACCTCCGCATCCACGGAAACTGCGGCCTTGCGATAGAGGCAGGTGGCACTGTCACGGTCTCCGAGCGGCTCACGGCCACCTCCAACGAAGGCGGCGGCGTCAAAGCCAGCGACGGCCACATCCTGCTGGACGGCGCCGACAACATCATTTCCGGCAACGGCGGCATCGGACTGCAGGCAAACGGGCAGCCCATCGCAGGCGTGCGCATGAGCGGCCCGTTCACGGTCAATACCAATCAGGGCTCCGGCATCGTGGCTGGCGTAGCATTGCTGACTGGTGCAGGCACTGTCTGCAGGAATGTCGGCTGGGGCCTGGAAGTCGCGCCGGGCCCCATCGACCTGGCCGGTACCACCGTGTGTGACAATACGCTGGGCGGCGTGCTGCTCCAGGCGGAGTCCAGCGCCGGCAAAGGGGGTGCACGCCCGCTCCTGACCGGCGTTACGGTGGTCGGCAACGGGGGCGACGGCATTCGATTCGCGGGTGGCGCCGCATTCAGCGTCACAGCCAGCAACCTCTTCGGCAATGCGGGACCTGCATTGAACAATCTGGTAGCCGAGACCGCCATCGTCGCAGACGGCAACTGGTGGGGATCACCCAGCGGGCCTGGCTCGCAAGTGGCGGGCAACGTGACGGTTTCCAGTCACCTCTCCGCCCCGCCTGCGAATACCGATAGCGACGGGGACGGCGTTGCGGACGCCATGGAGGACCTGGGCACGGGTGACGGTAACGGGGACGGCACTCCGGATTCCGCGCAGCCTGACGTCGCCTCCCTTCCATCCGCAGTGGATGGACGCACCATCGTGATTGTCACCGATGGTGGCGCTCCGCTTTCCGAGGTGCGATCCATTTCTGCGCCGGCGGATTCCGCGGCCCACCCCGCTGGTTATGTGGACGCCAGAATCGGCCTGGACTCGGGCGCATCCGGGACGGTGACCATCCATCTCCCGGCCCCGCCCGACGCGAACTACGTCAATTTCACCAGCTACGGTGCGCGCAGCCCCGGAGGGACCGAGGTCCTGTTCTCATTTCCCCAGGCCACGCTTCAGGACTCCGTGGCGACCCTGTCCGTAACGGACGGAGCGGCCGGTGACGCCGATCAGGAGGCCAACGGCAGCTTCCACCTCGTCGGCGGCGGATCCATCGCAGCGCCAACCTCCACAGAATCGCGGGACGCGCCGGCATCGTTCGACCTGGCCGTGTTTCCCAACCCATTTCGCGGCACACTTTCCGTGCGCGTGCCTCCGTCAGGTGACACACGCATCGACGTATATGACGCGCTGGGGAGATCCGTCCTGCAGCACAGGATGCCGCAGGGAGGCACCACCGCCCGCATCCAGGCCAGCGATTGGGCCGCCGGTGTCTATTTCGTGGTTATTCGCTCAGGTGGTGCCCGCGTATCGCGCGCCGTGCTGAAGACGCATTAA